From a single Streptomyces sp. 1331.2 genomic region:
- a CDS encoding right-handed parallel beta-helix repeat-containing protein: MKPQSPPVLGAALTALGALLLGAGAVAVAAPSAARAPASAVVKVSTAKQLQAALAAAAPGQTIQLADGTYSGAFRATVPGTAAARITLTGSAKAVLTTPTGGGYGLHLDGASYWTVQGLTVTGAQKGIMADAADYVVLDGVTVHHTTMEGVHFRNSSAHGTLRGSRIHDTGLNRDGLGEGVYVGTANTLTDHSDYVQITGNTFGPGIGAENVDLKEGTTGGLVSGNTFDGDGLTGRNYDDSWVDVKGNGYVIENNTGRRTTNDGYQTHSVQPGWGCGTVFRGNRSDLTGASGADRYAIDVTNYDAATCRVTIGADNTVTGGRGLVNPGIPVG, encoded by the coding sequence GTGAAGCCGCAGTCCCCGCCGGTCCTCGGCGCCGCCCTCACCGCCCTCGGGGCCCTCCTCCTCGGCGCGGGCGCCGTCGCGGTCGCCGCCCCGTCCGCGGCTCGGGCCCCGGCGTCGGCCGTGGTCAAGGTGAGCACCGCCAAGCAGCTCCAGGCCGCGCTCGCCGCCGCCGCGCCCGGCCAGACCATCCAGCTCGCCGACGGCACCTACTCCGGCGCCTTCCGGGCCACCGTGCCCGGCACCGCCGCCGCCCGGATCACCCTCACCGGCTCCGCCAAGGCCGTCCTCACCACCCCCACCGGCGGCGGCTACGGCCTCCATCTCGACGGCGCGAGCTACTGGACCGTCCAGGGGCTGACCGTCACCGGCGCCCAGAAGGGCATCATGGCGGACGCCGCGGACTACGTGGTGCTGGACGGCGTGACGGTCCACCACACCACCATGGAGGGGGTGCACTTCCGCAACTCCAGCGCCCACGGCACGCTGCGCGGCTCGCGCATCCACGACACCGGCCTGAACCGGGACGGCCTGGGCGAGGGCGTCTACGTCGGCACCGCCAACACCCTCACCGACCACAGCGACTACGTGCAGATCACCGGCAACACCTTCGGGCCCGGCATCGGCGCCGAGAACGTCGACCTCAAGGAGGGCACCACCGGCGGCCTCGTCTCCGGCAACACCTTCGACGGCGACGGACTCACCGGCCGCAACTACGACGACTCGTGGGTCGACGTGAAGGGCAACGGCTACGTCATCGAGAACAACACCGGCAGGCGCACCACGAACGACGGCTACCAGACCCACAGCGTCCAGCCGGGCTGGGGCTGCGGCACCGTCTTCCGCGGCAACCGCTCCGACCTCACCGGCGCCTCCGGGGCCGACCGCTACGCGATCGACGTCACGAACTACGACGCCGCCACGTGCAGGGTGACGATCGGCGCGGACAACACCGTCACCGGGGGCCGGGGCCTGGTGAACCCCGGGATCCCCGTCGGTTGA
- a CDS encoding nuclear transport factor 2 family protein codes for MIEIPRDVSAFAESAAPADVVRRQYLASARGDLAALRATLAEDVEWTEMAGFPLAGTYRTPKGVTTNVMERLAAEWDDWTAHDDTYVVDGEDVVVLARYTAVHKATGKPLAVRVAHHFTVRGGRIVRFEQFTDTALVRAAMTA; via the coding sequence ATGATCGAGATCCCCAGGGACGTCTCCGCCTTCGCCGAGTCCGCCGCCCCCGCCGACGTGGTGCGCCGCCAGTACCTGGCCTCCGCCCGGGGCGACCTCGCCGCGCTGCGCGCCACGCTCGCCGAGGACGTCGAGTGGACCGAGATGGCCGGCTTCCCGCTGGCCGGCACCTACCGCACCCCGAAGGGCGTCACCACGAACGTGATGGAGCGGCTGGCCGCCGAGTGGGACGACTGGACGGCGCACGACGACACCTACGTGGTGGACGGCGAGGACGTCGTGGTGCTGGCCCGCTACACGGCCGTCCACAAGGCCACCGGGAAGCCGCTCGCGGTCAGGGTCGCCCACCACTTCACCGTGCGCGGCGGCCGGATCGTCCGCTTCGAGCAGTTCACCGACACCGCGCTGGTCAGGGCGGCGATGACCGCCTGA
- a CDS encoding S1C family serine protease produces MADTLPGPEHAPDEQVPDGHAPDGHGHSAAEALDAYSGIVTTVAAAVTPRVAALQVPRRGRGGWFSTALGSAVVFTEDGFLLTNAHVVGHADAGTLAFADGTTSPFHTIGADPLSDLAVLRADGATPTPVSLGEATALRVGQLVVAVGNPLGLAGTVTAGVVSALGRSLPARSGSTVRIIDNVIQTDAALNPGNSGGALTTANGEVVGITTAVAGNGLGLAVPIDATSRQIIAALLTEGRIRRAYLGLAGVPAPLPPALRHRTGQRAGLRIVEVVHGAPADRAGLHEGDLLLTASGEPMSSAQSLQRLMLADAINRPLALTVLRGEALVDVIAVPAELPSDD; encoded by the coding sequence GTGGCCGACACACTCCCGGGGCCGGAACACGCCCCGGACGAACAGGTCCCGGACGGACACGCCCCTGACGGCCACGGCCACAGCGCGGCGGAGGCGCTGGACGCCTACTCGGGGATCGTCACCACCGTGGCCGCCGCCGTGACGCCCCGGGTGGCCGCACTCCAGGTCCCGCGGCGCGGCCGTGGCGGCTGGTTCAGCACCGCGCTCGGCTCGGCGGTGGTCTTCACCGAGGACGGCTTCCTGCTCACCAATGCCCACGTCGTCGGCCACGCCGACGCCGGGACGCTGGCCTTCGCCGACGGCACCACCTCCCCGTTCCACACCATCGGCGCCGACCCGCTCTCCGACCTCGCCGTCCTGCGCGCCGACGGCGCGACCCCCACCCCGGTCAGCCTCGGCGAGGCGACCGCGCTGCGGGTCGGACAGCTGGTCGTCGCCGTCGGCAACCCGCTCGGGCTGGCCGGAACGGTCACCGCCGGCGTGGTCAGCGCGCTCGGCCGCTCGCTGCCCGCCCGCTCCGGCAGCACCGTGCGCATCATCGACAACGTCATCCAGACCGACGCCGCCCTCAACCCCGGCAACTCCGGCGGCGCGCTGACCACCGCGAACGGCGAGGTCGTCGGGATCACCACGGCGGTGGCCGGGAACGGGCTCGGCCTGGCCGTACCGATCGACGCCACCAGCCGGCAGATCATCGCCGCCCTGCTCACCGAGGGCCGGATCCGCCGCGCCTACCTGGGCCTGGCCGGGGTGCCCGCACCCCTGCCGCCCGCCCTGCGCCACCGCACCGGGCAGCGCGCCGGCCTGCGGATCGTCGAGGTGGTCCACGGCGCCCCCGCCGACCGCGCCGGCCTGCACGAGGGCGACCTGCTGCTCACCGCCTCCGGGGAGCCGATGAGCAGCGCGCAGTCCCTGCAGCGCCTGATGCTGGCCGACGCGATCAACCGTCCACTGGCGCTCACGGTGCTGCGCGGCGAGGCCCTGGTCGACGTCATCGCCGTCCCGGCGGAGTTGCCCTCGGACGACTAG
- a CDS encoding sensor histidine kinase: MPSTTSPPLFRRVPPEVWVGLAWCAAAAYPAVLLGSTARQYGGAAAHGGLAFTLADTAVAFTGAALVRRLPVLSVALLLIATWTETDGWAGGTQVPPAALLAVDAALCLITATQPRRTSRAAFTLVMVFLVLHIGLVRGNTVGIFTGTHIGSADGAALLALVAWLVGRSVRQNREHAEALSTRAAAEAVTAERLRIAREMHDTVAHSLGIVALQAGAARRVIDSRPERAKASLGEIEAAGRDTLAALRRMLVALRRADGEASATAPQGLADLDRLAEATTAAGVRVEVRRFGDQEPLPPEVDLAAFRIVQESVTNVVRHADVRACVVSVDRRTAGELSVEVTDRGRGHGTAPGSGVGLAGLRERVALLHGGFEAGPRPGGGFRVAATLPVPAAVPAAGAEARA; the protein is encoded by the coding sequence ATGCCTTCGACCACCTCCCCGCCGCTGTTCCGGCGCGTCCCGCCCGAGGTCTGGGTCGGACTCGCGTGGTGCGCGGCCGCCGCCTACCCCGCCGTCCTGCTCGGCAGCACGGCCCGGCAGTACGGCGGCGCCGCCGCACACGGCGGCCTGGCGTTCACGCTGGCCGACACGGCGGTGGCCTTCACCGGCGCCGCCCTGGTGCGCCGGCTGCCGGTGCTCTCGGTCGCGCTGTTGCTGATCGCCACCTGGACGGAGACCGACGGCTGGGCCGGGGGCACCCAGGTGCCGCCCGCCGCGCTGCTCGCCGTGGACGCCGCGCTCTGCCTGATCACCGCCACCCAGCCGCGGCGCACGTCGCGGGCCGCGTTCACCCTGGTCATGGTCTTCCTGGTGCTGCACATCGGCCTGGTGCGCGGCAACACCGTCGGGATCTTCACCGGCACCCACATCGGCTCCGCCGACGGCGCGGCGCTGCTCGCGCTGGTCGCCTGGTTGGTCGGGCGTTCGGTGCGGCAGAACCGGGAGCACGCCGAGGCGTTGAGCACCCGGGCGGCCGCCGAGGCGGTCACCGCCGAACGGCTGCGGATCGCCCGCGAGATGCACGACACCGTCGCGCACAGCCTGGGCATCGTCGCCCTGCAGGCGGGTGCCGCCCGCCGGGTCATCGACAGTCGGCCCGAGCGGGCCAAGGCGTCGCTGGGCGAGATCGAGGCCGCCGGGCGGGACACCCTGGCGGCGCTGCGCCGGATGCTGGTCGCTCTGCGCCGCGCCGACGGCGAGGCCTCGGCGACCGCCCCGCAGGGCCTGGCCGACCTCGACCGGCTGGCGGAGGCCACCACCGCGGCGGGAGTGCGGGTGGAGGTCCGGCGGTTCGGCGACCAGGAGCCGCTGCCGCCGGAGGTGGACCTCGCGGCCTTCCGGATCGTCCAGGAGTCGGTCACCAACGTGGTCCGGCACGCGGACGTCCGCGCGTGCGTCGTCTCCGTCGACCGCCGCACGGCGGGGGAGCTGTCCGTCGAGGTGACCGACCGGGGCCGGGGCCACGGCACCGCCCCGGGCAGCGGCGTCGGGCTGGCCGGGCTGCGCGAGCGGGTCGCCCTGCTGCACGGCGGGTTCGAGGCCGGGCCGCGTCCCGGCGGCGGGTTCCGGGTCGCGGCCACGCTGCCGGTCCCGGCCGCCGTTCCCGCAGCCGGGGCGGAGGCACGGGCATGA
- a CDS encoding universal stress protein, producing MHGSGRHEGSTAPRVVVGVSGSLGSLAALHRAAAEARERGAELLPVLAWEPPGGELGYRRSPCPPLLAAVREAAEQRLHDTLDEAFGGADPGLPLRPVVIRGETGPALVQVADRPGDLLVLGRSGGLLRRRLRRSVSGYCARRAGCPVLTVPVPELLDQLHELEALHRRARWHLPAGPATGLLAARR from the coding sequence ATGCACGGCAGCGGGCGACACGAGGGCAGCACGGCACCCAGGGTGGTGGTCGGGGTCAGCGGCTCACTGGGCAGCCTGGCGGCGCTGCACCGGGCCGCGGCCGAAGCCCGGGAGCGCGGCGCGGAACTGCTGCCGGTCCTCGCCTGGGAACCGCCGGGCGGTGAGCTCGGCTACCGGCGCTCGCCCTGCCCGCCGCTGCTCGCCGCCGTCCGGGAAGCCGCCGAACAGCGCCTGCACGACACCCTCGACGAGGCCTTCGGCGGCGCCGACCCCGGCCTGCCGCTGCGCCCCGTGGTCATCCGGGGCGAGACCGGCCCGGCCCTGGTCCAGGTCGCCGACCGACCCGGCGACCTGCTGGTCCTCGGGCGCAGCGGCGGCCTGCTGCGCCGCCGGCTGCGGCGCTCGGTGTCCGGCTACTGCGCGCGCCGGGCCGGCTGCCCGGTGCTGACCGTGCCGGTGCCGGAACTGCTCGACCAGCTGCACGAACTGGAGGCACTGCACCGCCGCGCCCGCTGGCACCTGCCGGCCGGCCCGGCGACCGGACTCCTCGCGGCGAGGCGGTAG
- a CDS encoding SAM-dependent methyltransferase → MANEVRAERGPQEEHSPVDLRMDVPHSARVYDYLIGGKTNFEADRTAAHASVRAWPSLPISMRTTRDFMQRSVRHLTEQYGVRQFLDIGTGIPTSPNVHEIAQAIAPGARVAYVDNDPIVLTHARALMSSTPEGRTCYVDADFRDPESIIDDPRLREVLDLSQPVALSLIAIVHFVLDSDDPQGIVRRFMDALAPGSFLALTVFTGDTDPVGVGGVGREYNARGIPLQIRDKAETEAFFTGYDLLDPGVTLVHHWRPDADAAPVRDRDIAMYAGVAIKR, encoded by the coding sequence ATGGCGAACGAGGTCCGGGCGGAGCGCGGTCCGCAGGAGGAGCACTCCCCGGTGGACCTGCGGATGGACGTCCCGCACTCCGCCCGCGTCTACGACTACCTGATCGGCGGCAAGACCAACTTCGAGGCGGACCGGACCGCGGCGCACGCCTCGGTGCGGGCCTGGCCCTCGCTGCCGATCTCGATGCGCACCACCCGCGACTTCATGCAGCGGTCGGTGCGCCACCTCACCGAGCAGTACGGCGTGCGGCAGTTCCTGGACATCGGCACCGGCATCCCCACCTCGCCGAACGTGCACGAGATCGCCCAGGCGATCGCCCCCGGGGCGCGGGTGGCGTACGTGGACAACGACCCGATCGTGCTGACCCACGCGCGGGCGCTGATGTCCAGCACGCCCGAGGGACGCACCTGTTACGTGGACGCCGACTTCCGCGACCCGGAGTCGATCATCGACGACCCCCGGCTGCGCGAGGTGCTGGACCTCTCGCAGCCGGTGGCGCTGTCGCTGATCGCGATCGTCCACTTCGTGCTGGATTCGGACGACCCGCAGGGCATCGTGCGCCGCTTCATGGACGCCCTGGCGCCCGGTAGCTTCCTCGCCCTGACGGTCTTCACCGGCGACACCGACCCGGTGGGCGTGGGCGGTGTCGGCCGGGAGTACAACGCGCGCGGCATCCCGCTGCAGATCCGCGACAAGGCCGAGACCGAGGCCTTCTTCACCGGCTACGACCTGCTCGACCCGGGCGTCACCCTGGTCCACCACTGGCGCCCGGACGCCGACGCCGCACCCGTCCGCGACCGGGACATCGCGATGTACGCGGGCGTGGCGATCAAGCGGTGA
- a CDS encoding ABC transporter ATP-binding protein, whose translation MIEVTRLTKQYGRTTAVDRLTFTVRPGHVTGFLGPNGAGKSTTLRMVLGLNSPTAGSVTVDGVPFRSRPRGLRHVGALLDAGDVHGGRTGRAHLRALARGNAVPAARVEAVLEEVGLAGAAGRRIGGYSLGMKQRLGIAGALLGDPPVLLFDEPLNGLDPEGVLWVRGLFRRLAAEGRTVFVSSHMMAEMEHTADRLVVIGRGRLIADESLAEFAARAGRATVTVRAAEPDRLVAVLTAAGATVRPGPAGDLEVTGPDATRIGELALEHRLLLHTLTTRGASLEEAFMELTADSVEYPAGEPR comes from the coding sequence ATGATCGAAGTCACCCGGCTGACCAAGCAGTACGGCCGCACCACCGCCGTCGACCGCCTCACCTTCACCGTCCGCCCCGGCCATGTCACCGGCTTCCTCGGCCCCAACGGCGCCGGCAAGTCCACCACCCTGCGGATGGTCCTGGGCCTCAACTCCCCCACCGCGGGCAGCGTCACCGTGGACGGGGTGCCCTTCCGCAGCCGGCCGCGCGGGCTGCGCCACGTCGGCGCCCTGCTGGACGCGGGCGACGTGCACGGCGGGCGCACCGGCCGGGCCCACCTGCGGGCGCTGGCCCGCGGCAACGCGGTCCCGGCCGCGCGGGTCGAGGCGGTGCTGGAGGAGGTCGGGCTGGCCGGGGCGGCCGGACGGCGGATCGGCGGCTACTCGCTCGGCATGAAGCAGCGCCTGGGCATCGCGGGTGCGCTGCTGGGCGATCCGCCCGTGCTGCTCTTCGACGAGCCGCTGAACGGGCTGGACCCGGAGGGCGTGCTCTGGGTGCGCGGGCTGTTCCGGCGCCTCGCCGCCGAGGGACGGACGGTGTTCGTCTCCAGCCACATGATGGCCGAGATGGAACACACCGCCGACCGCCTGGTGGTGATCGGCCGCGGCCGGCTGATCGCCGACGAGAGCCTGGCCGAGTTCGCCGCCCGCGCCGGCCGGGCCACCGTCACCGTCCGGGCCGCCGAACCCGACCGGCTGGTCGCCGTACTGACGGCCGCGGGCGCCACCGTACGGCCCGGCCCGGCCGGCGACCTGGAGGTCACCGGCCCGGACGCCACCCGGATCGGCGAACTCGCCCTGGAACACCGCCTGTTGCTGCACACCCTGACCACCCGCGGCGCCTCCCTGGAGGAGGCGTTCATGGAACTGACCGCCGACAGCGTCGAATACCCCGCCGGAGAGCCCCGATGA
- a CDS encoding DUF1648 domain-containing protein, giving the protein MTDEGVTDEGAGTVQPGAGKPARRGARRGALWGAAVWSVGVLALLVALPLAARHRLPDPLATHWGGRDPDGSMSLTAAVLFPAGLWLVLVALSALARRYWDLRTPGAAAAVLAGGGVLLTGAQTSIVHANLDRVRWQDAAPMGIEVVLIMLATAGATTLAWLAGRRNAGPAEQRPAAGSPVLQVPAGERFVWLSRAANPWLQLLAAVLGLAAVAGALTAASGLAGPDWSIALSFGLPALAVLTCSSVQARVTSRGLTVGFGPFGRPARHWAPEDLVSARAEERTAAQAGGWGYRINSRGTTVMLRRGACLVVRTRQGAEFAVSVDDAERGAALLNALIARSGQPTG; this is encoded by the coding sequence GTGACGGACGAAGGTGTGACGGACGAGGGAGCAGGAACGGTGCAGCCCGGGGCCGGGAAGCCGGCGCGTCGGGGTGCACGCCGGGGGGCGCTCTGGGGTGCGGCGGTCTGGTCGGTCGGCGTGCTGGCGCTGCTGGTCGCGCTGCCGCTGGCGGCGCGTCACCGGCTGCCGGACCCGCTGGCCACGCACTGGGGAGGGCGGGATCCGGACGGTTCGATGTCGCTGACGGCGGCGGTGCTGTTCCCGGCGGGTCTGTGGCTGGTGCTGGTGGCGCTCTCGGCGCTCGCCCGGCGTTACTGGGACCTGCGGACGCCCGGCGCGGCGGCGGCGGTGCTGGCAGGCGGTGGAGTGCTGCTGACGGGGGCCCAGACCTCCATCGTGCACGCCAACCTGGACCGCGTCCGCTGGCAGGACGCCGCGCCGATGGGCATCGAGGTGGTCCTGATCATGCTGGCCACTGCCGGGGCCACGACGCTGGCCTGGCTGGCGGGCCGGCGGAACGCGGGCCCGGCCGAGCAGCGTCCGGCGGCCGGGTCGCCGGTGCTGCAGGTGCCGGCGGGCGAGCGGTTCGTCTGGCTGTCGCGGGCCGCCAACCCCTGGCTGCAGCTGCTCGCCGCCGTGCTCGGGCTGGCCGCGGTGGCGGGCGCGCTGACGGCCGCGAGCGGACTGGCCGGGCCGGACTGGTCGATCGCGCTGTCGTTCGGGCTCCCCGCCCTCGCCGTCCTCACCTGCTCCTCGGTGCAGGCCAGGGTGACCTCCCGGGGCCTGACCGTCGGCTTCGGCCCGTTCGGCCGGCCCGCCCGGCACTGGGCTCCCGAAGACCTCGTCTCGGCGCGCGCCGAGGAGCGCACCGCCGCCCAGGCGGGCGGCTGGGGCTACCGGATCAACAGCCGCGGCACCACGGTGATGCTGCGCCGCGGCGCCTGCCTGGTGGTGCGCACCCGCCAGGGCGCCGAGTTCGCCGTCAGCGTGGACGACGCCGAGCGCGGCGCTGCCCTGCTCAACGCGCTGATCGCGCGCAGCGGGCAGCCGACGGGCTGA
- a CDS encoding ABC transporter permease subunit: protein MSSTTLDRTVPTAPTARPEPRARFSDLLAAEWIKFWSLRSIPWVLGLSALVIVAANLKSALYTRDHYVPGDGDPAAMAQVALNDSYISASATILMLVAGAVGVIVIAGEYATGLIRTTLAAVPDRRAVLLAKACVLASVMLGFGVLTAGVSFGAGQAILSGLGIGQSITEPLALRYVAAAALFGPVCALVGLGLGVVVRHTAAAVVGVVLVLFVLPSFFTETYRWSADLLHAMPLAAWNRLALISLAHRRPTDYPATVAGAWITYLVWPLVSLAVAAVVIRRRDH, encoded by the coding sequence ATGAGCAGCACGACCCTCGACCGGACCGTCCCCACCGCCCCTACTGCCCGCCCCGAGCCGCGCGCCCGCTTCTCCGACCTGCTCGCCGCCGAATGGATCAAGTTCTGGTCGCTTCGCTCGATCCCCTGGGTGCTCGGACTGAGCGCCCTGGTCATCGTCGCCGCCAACCTCAAGTCCGCGCTGTACACCCGCGACCACTACGTACCGGGCGACGGCGATCCGGCGGCCATGGCCCAAGTGGCGCTGAACGACTCCTACATCAGCGCCTCCGCCACCATCCTGATGCTCGTCGCGGGCGCCGTCGGCGTGATCGTCATCGCCGGCGAGTACGCGACCGGGCTGATCCGCACGACCCTGGCGGCCGTCCCGGACCGCCGCGCGGTGCTGCTCGCCAAGGCGTGCGTGCTGGCCTCGGTCATGCTCGGGTTCGGCGTGCTCACCGCGGGCGTCTCCTTCGGCGCCGGCCAGGCGATCCTGTCCGGGCTCGGCATCGGGCAGTCCATCACCGAACCGCTCGCCCTGCGGTACGTGGCCGCCGCCGCGCTGTTCGGCCCGGTCTGCGCGCTGGTCGGGCTCGGCCTGGGCGTGGTGGTCCGGCACACCGCCGCCGCCGTGGTGGGTGTGGTGCTGGTGCTCTTCGTCCTCCCGTCGTTCTTCACCGAGACCTACCGCTGGAGCGCCGACCTGCTGCACGCCATGCCGCTCGCCGCCTGGAACCGGCTGGCGCTGATCTCCCTGGCGCACCGGCGTCCGACGGACTACCCGGCCACGGTCGCGGGCGCGTGGATCACCTACCTGGTGTGGCCGCTCGTCTCGCTGGCGGTCGCGGCCGTCGTCATCCGCCGCCGGGACCACTGA
- a CDS encoding GntR family transcriptional regulator, which translates to MLLKLDVGDTRPLHEQVAGAIRRAVAEGECAPGDKLPPARELSRALGVNSNTVLRGLRALRDEGLLEFRRGRGITIAAGADTRSELVERVRQLVADAARSGYSRNDLVEMIRGMS; encoded by the coding sequence ATGCTGCTGAAGCTGGACGTCGGGGACACCCGACCGCTGCACGAACAGGTCGCAGGTGCGATCAGACGGGCCGTCGCCGAGGGTGAGTGCGCCCCGGGGGACAAGCTGCCCCCGGCCCGGGAGCTCTCCCGGGCCCTGGGCGTGAACAGCAACACCGTCCTGCGGGGGCTGCGCGCACTGCGCGACGAGGGGCTGCTGGAGTTCCGCCGGGGCCGGGGCATCACGATCGCGGCCGGCGCCGACACCCGCTCCGAACTGGTCGAGCGGGTGCGGCAGTTGGTCGCCGACGCGGCCAGGTCCGGCTACAGCAGGAACGATCTCGTGGAGATGATCAGGGGGATGTCGTGA
- a CDS encoding NAD(P)/FAD-dependent oxidoreductase: MAGTDNGTTGTNRGQGRPIVIVGASLGGAKAAEALREAGYRGGIVLIGEEHERPYERPPLSKGYLQGKTSREKIYVHPPQWYGEQDVTLRLGTAVTSIDPAGHTVTLADDGRIEYDKLLLTTGSVPRRLPVPGADQDGVLYLRRVEDSDRIRAALRPGARIAVVGAGWIGLEVAAAAREAGAEVTVLEALELPLLRVLGWEVAQVFADLHRAHGVDLRFGVKVAELTGDRGTVTGVRLGDGTTVAADAVVVGIGISPATGLAEAAGLEVDNGIKTDRQLRTSDPDVFAAGDAANAYHPLFDRHIRVEHWANAVNQPRTAARAMLGQPDAVYDRVPYFFTDQYDLGAEYVGYVEPDGYDRVVFRGDPAAREFIAFWLSGGRVRAGMNVNVWDVTDPIRELVRSGRVVDTKALADPDVPLGEL, from the coding sequence ATGGCGGGCACGGACAACGGCACCACCGGGACGAACCGCGGGCAGGGCCGCCCGATCGTCATCGTCGGCGCGTCCCTGGGCGGCGCGAAGGCGGCCGAGGCGCTGCGGGAGGCCGGGTACCGGGGCGGCATCGTCCTGATCGGCGAGGAGCACGAACGCCCGTACGAGCGTCCGCCGCTGTCCAAGGGCTACCTGCAGGGCAAGACGTCCCGGGAGAAGATCTACGTCCACCCGCCGCAGTGGTACGGGGAGCAGGACGTCACGCTGCGCCTGGGCACGGCGGTGACCTCGATCGACCCGGCCGGGCACACCGTGACGCTCGCCGACGACGGCCGCATCGAGTACGACAAGCTGCTGCTGACCACCGGCTCGGTGCCGCGCCGCCTGCCGGTGCCCGGCGCCGACCAGGACGGCGTGCTCTACCTGCGCCGGGTCGAGGACAGCGACCGGATCAGGGCGGCGCTGCGCCCCGGCGCCCGGATCGCGGTGGTCGGCGCGGGCTGGATCGGCCTGGAGGTGGCGGCCGCGGCCCGCGAGGCGGGCGCCGAGGTGACGGTGCTGGAGGCGCTCGAACTGCCGCTGCTGCGGGTGCTCGGCTGGGAGGTCGCCCAGGTCTTCGCCGACCTGCACCGGGCGCACGGCGTGGACCTGCGCTTCGGGGTGAAGGTGGCCGAACTGACCGGCGACCGCGGCACGGTGACCGGCGTGCGGCTCGGCGACGGGACGACGGTGGCGGCCGACGCGGTGGTGGTCGGCATCGGCATCTCCCCCGCCACCGGGCTCGCGGAGGCCGCCGGACTGGAGGTCGACAACGGCATCAAGACCGATCGGCAGCTGCGCACCTCGGACCCGGACGTCTTCGCGGCCGGCGACGCCGCCAACGCCTACCACCCGCTGTTCGACCGGCACATCCGGGTCGAGCACTGGGCCAACGCCGTCAACCAGCCGCGCACCGCGGCCCGGGCGATGCTCGGGCAGCCGGACGCCGTCTACGACCGTGTCCCCTACTTCTTCACGGACCAGTACGACCTGGGTGCGGAGTACGTCGGCTACGTCGAGCCGGACGGCTACGACCGGGTGGTGTTCCGCGGCGACCCGGCCGCCCGCGAGTTCATCGCGTTCTGGCTCTCCGGCGGCCGGGTGCGCGCGGGGATGAACGTCAACGTCTGGGACGTCACCGACCCGATCCGCGAACTGGTGCGCTCGGGGCGGGTGGTGGACACCAAGGCGCTGGCCGACCCGGACGTACCGCTCGGGGAGCTGTAG
- a CDS encoding response regulator: MIRVILADDQPLVRAALEMVIAETADVEVVGEAGTGAEAVRLAAELRPDVVVMDIRMPGMDGIEATRLVTAADGPTRVVVLTTFDEDEHVYAALSAGASGFLVKDMALDDILGAVRVVAAGDALIAPSVTRRLIGAFVGGRPPQPGTAAVTPALRRLEAITGREREILTLVGRGLSNPEIAAELVLSIATVKTYMTRLLAKLDARDRVHLVILAYEAGLVTVPG; encoded by the coding sequence ATGATCCGGGTCATCCTGGCCGACGACCAGCCGCTGGTGCGGGCGGCGCTGGAGATGGTGATCGCGGAGACGGCCGACGTCGAGGTGGTCGGTGAGGCGGGCACCGGGGCCGAGGCCGTCCGGCTGGCCGCCGAACTGCGCCCGGACGTCGTGGTGATGGACATCCGGATGCCCGGCATGGACGGCATCGAGGCCACCCGGCTGGTGACCGCCGCCGACGGCCCGACCAGGGTGGTGGTGCTCACCACCTTCGACGAGGACGAGCACGTCTACGCGGCGCTGAGCGCGGGGGCGTCCGGGTTCCTGGTCAAGGACATGGCGCTGGACGACATCCTGGGCGCCGTGCGGGTGGTCGCCGCCGGGGACGCCCTGATCGCCCCGAGCGTGACCCGGCGGCTGATCGGCGCCTTCGTCGGCGGCCGACCGCCGCAGCCGGGGACCGCCGCGGTGACGCCCGCCCTCCGGCGGCTGGAGGCGATCACCGGGCGCGAGCGGGAGATCCTCACCCTGGTCGGCCGCGGCCTCTCCAACCCCGAGATCGCCGCCGAACTGGTGCTCAGCATCGCCACCGTCAAGACCTACATGACCCGGCTGCTGGCCAAGCTCGACGCCCGCGACCGGGTGCACCTGGTCATCCTCGCCTACGAGGCGGGCCTGGTGACCGTCCCCGGCTGA